The Stigmatella aurantiaca DW4/3-1 genome contains the following window.
AAGGCTCAGGGTGAGGTGAAAAAAGAGAGTTTCTAAGCGGCCCCCTGAAGGTGTTGCCAATCCGTTGACCGGCCTCGCGGCTGTGGGGCCCGAATTCTCTTTGAACGCATGCGAAAGAAGGCGCTCATGAAGAAGTACGCGGGAGTGATTTTTGTGTGTCTGTGCCTGCTCCAGGGAACCGCGAGCGGTGAGGATTCTTGCATCAAGACCATGAATCAGGGGGCCGCGACGGTGGCCTTGGGGCTCTATGAGCAGTCGTGCCCGACCATCAGCTTTAGCTCGGGGGTCATCACGAAGGATGTCAAATACAACTGCTGCGGCTCCGCGCCCACCATCCGCGTCAATGGGGGGGATTGGGAAAAGCTCCGCACGGCCGGAAAGCTGGATGGTCTTCGGTATCAGGTGCTCTCGAATTCCAACAGCACCTACACCCTGACCTTCCGGAAGATGGTGAACGACACCCCCACGACCATCAACGCAGAGGACTTCTTCAAGTAATCCGCGACGTGGCCGGGCGCTGGCGTGAGACGCTGTCTCATGTCAGCGCCCGTCGCCGTGCCAGAACGCAGCCCTTTTCCCATGGATGGCTCCGGACATGTCCTACTACCTCCACGATCTCGCCCCCTTTCTCTTCCGCTACACCGATGGGCAGAGTGAAGTCTTCGCGGCCCGGTGGGATGGACTCGCCTACCTGGTAGGGTTTGCCCTTGCGCTCCTCTTGCTCAAGCGCTTCGCCACCCGGGGCTATCTCCAACTCGAGCGGAAGGAGGTCTTCGACTTCACCAGCACCGTCGCCCTCCTGGGGGTCCTGCTGGGCGGACGTCTGGGGTATCTGGTGTTGTATGACTGGGAGCGCTTCTCTGGGAACTTGGGGCTGCTGTTCCAGCTCAGCCAGGGCGGGACCTCCTTTCACGGAGGCGTGCTCGGCGTGGCCGTGGTGACCGGATTCATGGCGCGCAAACACTCCCTCTCCTGGGTGCACCTGGGCGACAACCTGGTGACCGTGGCGCCCATCGGGCTTTTCCTGGGCCGCCTCGCCAGCTTCATGGATGGGGACCTGTTCGGACGGGTCACCCAGGTGCCTTGGGCGGTGCGCTTCCCGGCGGAGATTCATCTCGCGTCCTTCCAGCCCGTCCAGGCCACCCGGCTCGCCGTGGAGCGCCTGCCCGTGAGCAGCTTCGACATCATGCAGGTGGCCCACTCAGTGCCTCAGGTCATGGACGCGTTGCTCCTCATCCTCAACCCGCGTCACCCCTCGCAGCTCTACGCGGCCGCCCTCGAGGGGCTGCTTCTCTTCATCGTCCTCTATGCGGTGCGCACCCGCGCCCGGCAGCCGCCGGAGGGCCTGCTCTGCGGCCTTTTCTTCCTCCTTCATGCCGTGTTCCACGTCGGGGTGGGCTTCTTGCGCGAGCCCCGGGATGGGGACCCGATGTGGTGGGGGCTCAGCCAAGGCCAGCTCTTCTCCCTGCCCATGTTCGCCGTGGGGCTGATGATGCTCGGGTGGAGTCTCTCCCGCCGCGCCCACCCGGCCGGACTCCTCGCGCAGGAGCCAGGCGCTGCGAACGGGCCTTGTTGATGGCGCGGATGACTCGAACGTGGGTGCCGAGGCGCCGCTGAGCCAGCCCCTGCGCGTTCACCGTGCCACCACCGCTCGCGGAGCGCAGCACGGTAGGTGAGGAGGTGACTCCGCTTACATCTGCCTCCCCCAGCCCTGTTCTTGTCGCGGAAGTCGACGTGGAGCGTGCCGTCCTGGATCACCCCATGAACTCATGGCTCCGGGTCTGTGAGGCGGGCGGTCTGCGGCCAAGAGCAGGTGAAACACCGCGTCCTGAGAAAGCTGTCACAGGGGGCGCTGTCGCTGGGTGACGCCGCGCGCTGACGCGAGCGGTCGAACGCGGTGCGCCAGAACTGGCGCTTCTGGGCCTGTCTTGTGTGGAAGAAATTCGATGAAAACTCGTTTATCCTGGTACCACGCAAGCGCGGGAGGCACGCATGAATGGCAATCGAGGCGCTCTCATGGAACCGCTGGCCCTTGGGGGAAAGCGGTTGGGAGTCCTGGGGAGGTTCATCGTCTACGGGATCATGGGCTTGTGTATCGAGTTCTGTTTCACCTCGGTGATGGATCTGGCCACCGGGGCGGGCGACCTGCGGCTCAAGGGGTACTCGTACTTGTGGATGCACCCCATCTGGGGCGGGACCTTGCTGATGGCCGAAGGCCTCATGATGCGGTTTCAGCGCATGCGGTTGAGCCGGTTCACGCGTGCCTTCATCGCCATGGCCGCCAGCTTCACGATCGAGTACGTGACGGGCGCG
Protein-coding sequences here:
- the lgt gene encoding prolipoprotein diacylglyceryl transferase, which translates into the protein MSYYLHDLAPFLFRYTDGQSEVFAARWDGLAYLVGFALALLLLKRFATRGYLQLERKEVFDFTSTVALLGVLLGGRLGYLVLYDWERFSGNLGLLFQLSQGGTSFHGGVLGVAVVTGFMARKHSLSWVHLGDNLVTVAPIGLFLGRLASFMDGDLFGRVTQVPWAVRFPAEIHLASFQPVQATRLAVERLPVSSFDIMQVAHSVPQVMDALLLILNPRHPSQLYAAALEGLLLFIVLYAVRTRARQPPEGLLCGLFFLLHAVFHVGVGFLREPRDGDPMWWGLSQGQLFSLPMFAVGLMMLGWSLSRRAHPAGLLAQEPGAANGPC
- a CDS encoding putative ABC transporter permease, with protein sequence MEPLALGGKRLGVLGRFIVYGIMGLCIEFCFTSVMDLATGAGDLRLKGYSYLWMHPIWGGTLLMAEGLMMRFQRMRLSRFTRAFIAMAASFTIEYVTGALLVMAVGRCPWDYTASPWNVHGLIRLDYAPFWLMCGWACEPLTRFVRRIRIFAREAEFETASGS